The following coding sequences are from one Lasioglossum baleicum chromosome 18, iyLasBale1, whole genome shotgun sequence window:
- the LOC143218143 gene encoding SKA complex subunit 1, producing the protein MANSCSIENIVERQCDKLRYLESAAILVQDKHAVKDVLMEMVVEVSKISDNINKLREQLCKMSDRNKECQELLLLVQTLDDKIVHMERNVPPQLIHNYHHTNDELNLVLKEILSNHTEESTNDKSNIESQSNENCPMKNCKKILFSEPDVYPKVAVITKDEFNTVPKYLIGRQSIETVNSLVETINQVLKAKYTLLSLGKEKVRKQGNMELYLQYKKQELDICTKNEYLYFFTNQDYEMYTKTKLNKIKFNLLTVLRHCKRLREHRVKNDVRYVVVT; encoded by the exons ATGGCGAACTCCTGCTCTATTGAAAATATCGTGGAACGACAGTGTGATAAATTACGATATCTCGAATCTGCGGCTATATTAGTTCAAG ATAAACATGCAGTGAAGGATGTACTCATGGAGATGGTCGTAGAAGTTTCAAAGATTTCTGATAACATTAATAAATTAAGGGAACAATTATGCAAGATGTCCGACCGAAATAAGGAATGTCag GAATTATTATTGTTGGTGCAAACATTGGACGACAAAATTGTTCACATGGAAAGGAATGTTCCGCCCCAATTGATACATAATTACCATCATACCAACGATGAATTGAACCTCGTTCTCAAAGAAATATTATCAAACCATACAGAGGAATCAACAAATGATAAGAGCAATATAGAGAGCCAGTCCAATGAAAACTGTCCAATGAAAAACtgcaagaaaatcttgtttagCGAGCCTGATGTTTATCCTAAGGTAGCTGTAATAACTAAAGATGAATTCAATACTGTTCCAAAGTATCTTATTGGAAGACAGTCTATAGAGACAGTGAATAGTCTGGTAGAGACCATTAATCAGGTTTTGAAAGCGAAGTATACGCTTTTGTCATTGGGAAAAGAAAAAGTTAGAAAGCAAGGCAATATGGAACTCTATCTTCAATATAAGAAACAAGAATTGGATATTTGTACTAAAAATG AGTACCTGTATTTCTTCACCAACCAAGATTACGAAATGTACACGAAAACCAAACTGAACAAGATTAAGTTTAACTTACTGACTGTTCTGAGGCATTGTAAAAGATTAAGGGAACATAGAGTGAAGAATGATGTACGATATGTTGTAGTAACATAA